The stretch of DNA GCTTGCCAAAGTTTTCTTTTTAAGAAAGAAAACAGTATTAACACACCCCAATTGTGAAGAAAGTTTAGACcgtaacaaacaaacaaaataaaagaaaaagcaaaacaaaataaagaatgaGATGAAAACACTTCAAAGTTTTTGAGACTCGTAAATTCTTTCTACCCTTTCAAATTTTGTCATATTTTGTTGGATTAATTATTTATCTCAGCCAGAAGTTATAACTGTTTATAATTGtgcaactttattatttttatagtttttcatAACCATAAAGTATAAAAGATCGCTTTAATTATAGGCACTATAGGCTAAGATCTTAAGCTCATAAAGTTCTAAGAGTGACATTAATAAAACAAAACCAACGAATTTGTAGGCAAGAATATCCAGGATTGTATCCTCATCTAATTCTTTTTTATcaaatctttaataaaaaagagtGTACTGTTGCAATTGTGTAGACTTGTTCTAGCCATAGTTGCCAACAAAGTGACGCTTACAATCCAGCTACAACTATCATTATGGAAAGAATTGTGTTATATGTAGTTATTTTAATCCCTTACACTGAATTGagacatattttttttgtaaatgtaCGAAACTCATTTTGGATATGTTACATTCCATGTCCAAGGATTGAGATATTTCTCTTAGAAAAACCTAACTTCTACAAGTAAGACTAAGGTCCATCGAATTTAAGCTCTACCTATAACAAGACCAATATATGCATCAATGAAATTCAAACACAGCACCAAAAAaacttttatgaaaaaatattgaaataacGGATAAAGATTAATTACCTGCAGTTGTTTGCCAACGATGACAACTATATGCTCTCGACCTGCATCAAATGATAGGGGACCTCTTTCTGTTTGGACGTAAAATATACAGTGCTCCATGGGAAGGTAGAATCGCAAAGCATAGTCACATGTTTCCCTCTTCCCAGCAGACACGGCACTGTTTTGTTTTGGGGCCTTGTCGTGCGGATACCTGCACAGGGAAATCACTGACTCTGTCTCTAGAATACGTTCCTTAAAATCTTCTTGAGATTTGTCCTGTTGTAGAGCAAGGGTCACTTGCTCCACTATGCTATCCAATCTACTTGCAACGTTCCCCATATGAACCCTGTACAAAATAGTAAACTTAGTACTTAGCATCTCGTTTTGTCAACATTTAGGAACACATGACAATGAAATTTAATATTGTTTAGACATCTTGATTGAAGATCGATGTGTAATATAATActgttattttgttttctttgtcaGCGACATTTACACTTTATTATTAGGAATTTAAACAATTTAGTCAATATGATGACCTAGCTCAACATGAGGTTTTTCACTCTCTACAATTTGTATATCAGTCAGACCCACCTAGTCAGAATTTAGTATTTGTATACTTTGTTTCAAATATTTGTTTCTCATCTCACTTGCATGTTATAGAGAAAGTGTGTAGTAACCAAGTCAAAAAACACCTGTGCATGACAATGTAGTTAACTATTTGTGTATTCTCTTCTAGGCCCGAAGAAGAGTATCACTATATCAGTGAGCCTAAACCTCGAAGTAAGTCCAACGTTCAGTCAACAACAGATTATCAGCTGGGCTCAAGAGGAATTCATAGGCAATCTGTTGAAAGCAGATAAGATTTTTTGGTGCAGTCAATTGCACCATTAGACAATGTCATTGATCTCCATTCATTCTTTGTCTTTAGAGCAATGCTAGGCAACCAATATTTTTCAACCAACATCAactaacttttttaaaattagtttgtttatcttaaattttagattCTAAGTCATGTACCcttaatcctaaattctaaattataaacctaaacactaaattTGGCTAATGTTAGCAGTTAGTTCCTtatactttctctttttttttgtattattttaaatctCAAAAAGATTTCTCCTATGAAGCATTTAAGTAATCACCTGTTATGATATTCTGCATACAAAGGTGGTGCTGGAGAATAATAGGCACAGAGCCAGAAGTAGTGTTCTACTTTCACTTATTTTACTATACATCTTTTATTCAACTAATGAGATTAGTTGTTGATGCAACATAATTAATTTCTCTCTCACCAAACTGTTGTTATTTATCATAGTTAAAGCAAGGAGAACATGAACACTTATATGAGTTTACGTGAACTAAAGAATGCCATTGAAATGCAAaacgataataataatagtaataataaaataaaatttttactaaaaaataagacgatttagatataaaaaaaaaagaggagaaaattCAGAAACAGAACGAAAGAGAGAATCGCTTGTGTGTATACCAGAAGCTTCGATGCGCTTGGTTCCCAAGAATCTTGTTTGCGGTGAATTCCATTACTCCTTTGCGAGACCGAACGAAAGGAATCATTTCTCCGCCGCACCCTATGCGCTGGACGACGGCGTTTCGCGAGTCTTTGAAGACCTGCTCCGCTTCGTCCACCACTGTTCCGAGGTCGTTGGCGGGGATCCCGTGGCACCGGATCCGAAACGCGCCGAACTCCCTGGAGGATCGAATCACGAGGTCCGCGGAAGACATTGGCAGCGAACGGAGGTCGATCTCTGCCGGCGCCGGAGGGAAGTGAGGTTCCGGAAGTATAAGCTCCGGTAGCTGTAGCGTCTTCTCTAGGAACTCGCTGAAGGTCGCGTTCGCGGCAGAGCGGGAGCCGTTGGCAGTTGGGATCGGCGACGGCGGAGGCACTGGAATCTGGCTGTTGCAGCGCGTGAACGGCATTGCGGCGACGAAACGGAGACCGAGAGACGACGTCGTTTGCAATGCGCTCAAACGAATCCCCACACacaaagaaattgatgattgaaCGAGAATGTCAAAAACGACGATGGAAATAACAATCACAATGGCAACGGTGTCGTTTTATCGTGAGGAATCAGCGATGAGGATGTCAAAGATAAAAGGGATTATAGGATAATTAAGGAGAAAAGGATATTGATGAAATGAATAAGCATTGCAATGGTGACGACGCCGTTTAGCGTGTAGAAAGCGTTGCTATGAGTCTAGACGAGTTTTGATGAGATGCGACGTCGTTTTGGGAGGGTTGATCGTGTTAGTGTGGATCTTTTGATGTAACGGCGATGAGATGAGAAGTTTGGGAAGATGATTATGCAAAGGGGGAGTGCGACTGTGAGAAATGAGGGTGGCGAAGAATTTGCATTGCAATGGCAACGACGTCGTTTAACGAGGCAAGttagaaggaaaaaaagaaaaaacaaaagcgCTTTTGGAAAACTGGAAAAGGGTGATAATTGGAAAGCGCGGGAGGGACCCTTGTTGGTTGGTTGGTGGGTGCAATCCATTCTGGCGTGGCGCGTAATTCTTGAGTTTTCTTACTTCGGTGAAAATGTGAAATGGAGGTCTATGGTGTGTCATAGACGTTTAGCTCTTCTTTCGCCACGTGTTTTTTCAGGAACTGGAATTCAATTGGTTGTGTTGTTCACTTATTCTTAATCCACTCAAGAGGAAATAGTAAGCAAAGCttcaaaaggaaaaggaaaaggaaaaggaaaataaaggaGCGTTGCTTGAGGGCAgctttattttttctatctatTCTCACCTACTTTCTCATTGCTTGAtagtttcttgctttctttgatgAAAGAAAAGTTTCTTTTCTAAACTGGTGTGAATACAAAACTATCCAccatatttaatcaataaacttgtatttatatatttatctatGTGAAGAAACTGTAGTATTTTATTTCGTCCAATTACAAATCAGATTGTCAATCTGTAAATATATtctgataattaaatttataaatagtaTTGGTATATTTAATGTATATCACTTATCTTTTTTTATGGTTGATTTCTTTTATATAGTTTGGTCACTTTGGCGCCATTACTGAAATAATGACTAGAGGTACTAACTTAATTAGTTAATGACTATCATATTtgatcattatatatttttagcgAACGTTTCGGGATCTTTTTTTATGAAGGGATACTTTAATCCTTAAAATACGAGATTTCTCAATTGTTGGAGCATTTAAAGAGATTGGattctattatattatgtaCTTTTTTAGGTTAAATAAATTGAATAGTTTCTCATTTTAAGTATTATAAATTTATCACATTATGCTTCTATACACAATATTTAaggattttatttattatgcCTAGCAAAGTATTGAATCCGGATAGGAGTATTTATGAATTGGATTcgatttatttaaatttgatccaaaaattGTGAATATTGATTCAATCCGCACACTAATAAAATTGGATTGCAGATTTTATGTATGTATTCGTATATTCGcagaacaacaaaaataaataaataaataaataagtaaatattttttatattttatttcaagtaataattatcacatatgttatattattttatttttatcatttaaaaaaaatatgtttattaatattttaagagtaaacatgtaaaaaaaagtagaaaaatagtattttattgatattttttaataaaaataaactttctaaaatatttatatattttgcagATATATCTAAAATCCGATCTGATCTGCAAATATACAGATCGGATCAaatccaaacttaaaagttgtgAATATTGGATGTGATCTGATGACTTTagtgcggatcggatcgaaaTTTTGGCCATATTGATACACGTTCACAGCTAAATCTGAATGCACTTATTACAAGACATATATGATAACCATTAGACCAAAGTCTTGCACCCTTGCGTGCACTTCAACTTGACTTAAGGACCTTTTTATTgggctttttttattattagactAGGTAGTTTTTTAGTAGTCAAGTTGGTTTTTTGGGAGGAGGGGTGGGTCTTATCCGTAACCACACTCCAAATTTcgcatttatttttttgttaaaagagttttgtcaaattttcaatttcgcTCTAAGTATTTAAGTTTTGGTGActtttgagaatttttttttagtaaaattttacaaaattgcctttgaatttttctttgtgCTCCAAATAAGTTTTTAGCTCATTTAAAATTACTCTTAATTA from Arachis duranensis cultivar V14167 chromosome 4, aradu.V14167.gnm2.J7QH, whole genome shotgun sequence encodes:
- the LOC107485241 gene encoding uncharacterized protein LOC107485241 — translated: MPFTRCNSQIPVPPPSPIPTANGSRSAANATFSEFLEKTLQLPELILPEPHFPPAPAEIDLRSLPMSSADLVIRSSREFGAFRIRCHGIPANDLGTVVDEAEQVFKDSRNAVVQRIGCGGEMIPFVRSRKGVMEFTANKILGNQAHRSFWVHMGNVASRLDSIVEQVTLALQQDKSQEDFKERILETESVISLCRYPHDKAPKQNSAVSAGKRETCDYALRFYLPMEHCIFYVQTERGPLSFDAGREHIVVIVGKQLQEWSNGVFKCVPAAEMIFMPSFHSSSASFSIELTCSLSSNQSLNSSNKNLKMISLTDQILFIFLLAFLYRFICFIYS